The Thiosulfativibrio zosterae genome has a window encoding:
- a CDS encoding PhnD/SsuA/transferrin family substrate-binding protein — protein MKRNLPSLILLIVSSLLSLFIVRMAAAAETSPLFFAPLPLENAQVSMAKSQKLADFLSQVIGQPVEPKFYKSYESILNDLAAGNLAFAELGPFNFYKLKQQTSAIQPLAFIRHYASQEGYRCVLASAIDGVSTLKMLDAEAHPSVLLTQPLSTCGWFASEYFFRKAGMDLNQYAHPYEGSHEGVALALLRKEGSVGSLADFMAQRYQGLGLEVLEISPPLPFFSMVANTQLVSTSQLQAISQRLVDLTATETQGWGLGEHGFLAFDAQLQASFETMITEMQPDLGRPHE, from the coding sequence ATGAAACGGAATTTGCCTAGCCTTATTCTTCTAATCGTCAGCAGTCTGTTGAGTTTGTTTATCGTGCGCATGGCAGCGGCGGCAGAAACAAGCCCTCTCTTTTTTGCCCCCTTGCCGTTAGAAAATGCGCAGGTGTCTATGGCCAAAAGTCAAAAATTGGCAGATTTTTTGAGCCAAGTGATTGGGCAGCCTGTCGAACCTAAATTTTATAAATCTTATGAATCTATTCTGAATGACTTAGCCGCAGGCAATCTAGCGTTTGCCGAACTCGGTCCCTTCAACTTTTATAAACTCAAACAGCAAACTTCAGCCATTCAACCCTTGGCGTTTATTCGCCATTATGCCAGTCAAGAAGGTTACCGTTGTGTGCTTGCCTCGGCGATTGATGGTGTCAGTACGCTTAAAATGTTAGATGCCGAAGCGCATCCGAGCGTGTTGTTAACCCAACCCTTATCTACCTGTGGCTGGTTTGCCAGTGAATATTTTTTTCGCAAAGCGGGCATGGATTTAAATCAATATGCCCATCCCTATGAAGGGTCACACGAAGGTGTCGCTTTGGCCTTGTTACGCAAAGAAGGCAGCGTGGGGTCTTTAGCCGACTTTATGGCACAGCGTTATCAAGGTTTGGGATTAGAGGTTTTGGAGATTTCGCCGCCTTTGCCGTTTTTCTCGATGGTGGCCAATACGCAATTGGTGAGTACGTCTCAGCTGCAGGCAATCAGTCAGCGTTTGGTTGATTTAACCGCCACGGAAACCCAGGGATGGGGGTTAGGAGAGCATGGATTTTTAGCGTTTGATGCCCAATTACAGGCCAGTTTTGAAACCATGATTACCGAAATGCAACCCGACTTAGGACGCCCGCATGAGTGA
- a CDS encoding class I SAM-dependent methyltransferase yields MSTIAELKQDLSFNAELKGHALQFRSTWGIFSPRDIDSGTDLLLRYIDIKEDEIALDIGCGYGPIGLTIAACAPKGQVHMVDKDFVAVDFANKNAQLNKLPNAKAYLSNGMSAVPPDLMFTTIVSNIPAKVGKEMLAIILHDVHAQLAPGGQFVVVTINGLRDYMKRNFNEVFGNYDKVKQGKDYTISRCVKKG; encoded by the coding sequence ATGAGTACGATTGCTGAACTCAAACAGGATTTAAGTTTTAATGCCGAATTGAAAGGCCATGCGCTGCAATTTCGTTCAACTTGGGGAATTTTTTCACCGCGTGATATCGACTCAGGAACAGATTTACTGTTGCGTTATATTGATATTAAGGAAGACGAAATTGCGTTAGATATTGGCTGTGGTTATGGGCCTATTGGATTGACCATTGCGGCTTGCGCACCCAAAGGGCAGGTTCACATGGTGGATAAAGATTTTGTGGCGGTTGATTTTGCCAATAAAAATGCGCAACTCAATAAACTCCCCAATGCCAAAGCCTATTTGTCGAATGGCATGAGTGCGGTGCCACCAGATTTAATGTTTACCACCATCGTGTCGAATATTCCTGCCAAAGTAGGTAAGGAAATGTTGGCGATTATTTTGCACGATGTGCATGCCCAGTTAGCGCCCGGCGGTCAATTTGTGGTGGTTACCATTAATGGTCTGCGTGATTATATGAAGCGTAACTTTAATGAAGTGTTTGGCAACTACGACAAAGTGAAGCAGGGCAAAGACTACACCATTTCGCGTTGTGTCAAAAAAGGGTAA
- the hisI gene encoding phosphoribosyl-AMP cyclohydrolase, with amino-acid sequence MTSFKSLEKAHKGDTFDWDELKSQIKYDKEGLIPAIAQQYDTKEVLMMAWMNELSLSETLETGRVCYWSRSRQAYWRKGEESGQIQVLKSLAFDCDGDTILLQVDQTGPACHSGRRSCFYTEVHDHTAEITSDPLINPEDLYKK; translated from the coding sequence ATGACCAGTTTTAAAAGCTTAGAAAAAGCCCACAAGGGCGACACCTTTGACTGGGATGAGCTCAAATCCCAAATCAAATACGACAAAGAGGGTTTGATTCCTGCCATCGCGCAACAGTACGACACCAAAGAAGTGCTGATGATGGCTTGGATGAATGAGTTGTCTTTGAGCGAAACCCTAGAAACCGGGCGAGTCTGTTATTGGTCGCGTTCACGCCAAGCTTACTGGCGCAAAGGCGAAGAGTCTGGGCAGATTCAAGTGCTGAAAAGCTTAGCATTTGATTGCGATGGCGACACCATTTTATTGCAAGTTGACCAAACCGGCCCCGCTTGCCATTCTGGGCGCCGCAGCTGCTTTTACACAGAAGTACATGACCACACCGCCGAAATCACCAGCGACCCACTCATCAACCCAGAAGACCTTTACAAAAAGTAA
- a CDS encoding Tim44 domain-containing protein has product MSQMAQAAKFGGGKSFGYSKQVAPKNFNQPASKPAAQPQAPKNNPATAPAAGQAAKSGASKWLGPLAGLAAGGLLAAMLFGDGFEGFQFMDFLLIALLAFIAFKLFKSFMGRQAQQRQYAGHAPREAYEPEQQQSSYQPQMRETQEHEAYNPHGGSIIGSGLSDAAVPVQDVPAWFDAAGFLEGAKTHYLNIQKAWDAKDLAEIQSYCSAELYEALQGEIANLSSDNYTEVESLDAEIADMAIDGQYFVVSVRYSGFIKEGRFEDAHAFTEIWHIRRNAADEGNWEIAGIQPEVRDGAGI; this is encoded by the coding sequence ATGAGTCAAATGGCTCAAGCCGCGAAGTTTGGCGGGGGTAAAAGCTTTGGTTATAGCAAGCAAGTCGCGCCTAAAAACTTTAACCAACCGGCCAGCAAGCCTGCGGCTCAACCGCAAGCCCCTAAAAACAATCCTGCAACTGCGCCAGCAGCGGGTCAAGCGGCTAAGTCCGGTGCCTCTAAATGGTTAGGCCCTTTGGCAGGTTTAGCAGCCGGTGGTTTGTTAGCAGCCATGCTGTTTGGTGATGGCTTTGAAGGCTTTCAGTTTATGGATTTTTTACTGATTGCGTTGTTAGCCTTTATCGCATTTAAATTATTCAAATCTTTTATGGGTCGTCAAGCGCAGCAAAGACAGTATGCGGGTCATGCCCCTAGAGAAGCTTATGAGCCAGAACAGCAACAGTCTTCCTATCAACCGCAAATGAGAGAAACCCAAGAGCACGAAGCCTACAATCCGCATGGGGGTTCTATCATAGGTTCAGGGTTGTCGGATGCGGCGGTGCCTGTGCAAGATGTCCCCGCTTGGTTTGATGCAGCAGGTTTCTTAGAAGGTGCTAAAACTCATTATTTGAATATTCAAAAAGCCTGGGATGCAAAAGATTTGGCAGAAATTCAGTCTTACTGTTCAGCGGAACTCTATGAGGCGTTACAAGGTGAAATTGCCAATTTAAGTTCAGATAACTATACTGAAGTTGAATCCTTAGATGCCGAGATTGCCGATATGGCGATTGATGGACAATATTTTGTGGTCAGCGTGCGTTACAGTGGATTTATAAAAGAAGGTCGCTTTGAAGATGCACATGCCTTCACTGAAATTTGGCACATTCGCCGCAATGCTGCGGATGAAGGTAACTGGGAAATTGCCGGTATACAGCCAGAAGTGAGAGATGGCGCAGGCATCTAA
- the rep gene encoding DNA helicase Rep, which produces MHTLNERQLQAVLHVETPALVLAGAGSGKTRVITEKIAHLIRKHDIKAHHIYALTFTNKAAKEMKERVSKLLVNDPSKGLNVSTFHNLGLNIIRQEYAALGYKANFSIMDAIDTKQILKELMKKHTNDEDMDEELDGIQWVISGWKNAHISPEKALSMAEDKLQESRAILYGLYLKQLHAYNAVDFDDLIGLPVRLFNERPDILDKWQNKVRYLLVDEYQDTNAAQYELVKQLVGIRGRFTVVGDDDQSIYAWRGAQPENLALLQTDFPALVVIKLEQNYRSSNRILLAANQLISNNPHVFEKRLWSEMGMGDPLRAIACADENQEAERVVSEIIVHKFKNKTQFKDYAILYRGNFQSRIFERTLREQNIPYVLSGGQSFFDKAEIKDVMSYLKLIVNPDDDAAFLRIVNTPRREVGASTLEKLATYATKRDVSLMDATQELGLESVLSDKALKRVQWFGQMVLEWVKDAETLEGEEVIHFIKAMIERIEYDNWLHEVATSPSQAEKRIENVRDLLLWIERILTKAEEEDGEQLKLGKIVSHMTLMDIMERNEDDAEHNSVSLMTLHASKGLEFPHVFLIGMEEELLPHKQNLESPGLEEERRLAYVGITRAQRSLTMTYAQKRRKYGEDTPCDPSRFLDELPEDCLVWEGKPGAVMSEEEQKVTGNAHLDNLRAMLMQKKAK; this is translated from the coding sequence ATGCACACTTTAAACGAACGCCAATTACAAGCCGTCCTCCATGTTGAAACCCCTGCGCTGGTTTTAGCCGGTGCAGGCTCGGGTAAAACTCGCGTGATTACCGAAAAAATTGCCCACTTAATTCGCAAGCACGATATTAAAGCGCATCACATTTACGCCCTAACCTTTACCAATAAAGCCGCCAAAGAAATGAAAGAGCGTGTGAGCAAATTATTGGTTAATGACCCCAGCAAAGGATTGAATGTTTCAACATTTCATAACTTGGGGCTCAACATCATTCGCCAAGAATATGCGGCGCTGGGCTACAAAGCCAATTTTTCAATTATGGATGCCATAGACACCAAACAAATCCTCAAAGAGTTAATGAAAAAACATACCAACGACGAGGATATGGACGAAGAACTCGATGGTATTCAATGGGTCATTTCAGGCTGGAAAAATGCCCACATCAGCCCAGAAAAAGCCTTAAGCATGGCCGAAGATAAGTTGCAAGAATCGCGCGCTATTTTATATGGTTTATACCTCAAGCAACTGCACGCCTATAATGCGGTGGATTTTGATGATTTGATTGGTTTGCCGGTACGCCTATTTAATGAACGCCCCGATATACTCGATAAATGGCAAAACAAAGTGCGTTATTTGCTGGTGGACGAATACCAAGACACCAATGCCGCCCAATATGAACTGGTCAAACAACTGGTCGGCATCCGTGGACGCTTTACCGTGGTGGGTGATGACGACCAGTCCATTTACGCCTGGCGTGGCGCACAGCCTGAAAACTTAGCCTTGTTACAAACTGATTTTCCAGCATTGGTGGTCATTAAACTGGAACAAAATTATCGCTCCAGTAACCGTATCTTATTAGCCGCCAACCAACTGATTTCTAACAACCCGCATGTTTTCGAAAAACGCCTGTGGTCAGAAATGGGTATGGGAGATCCCCTGCGCGCCATTGCCTGTGCCGATGAAAACCAAGAAGCGGAACGCGTGGTTTCAGAAATTATTGTGCATAAATTCAAAAATAAAACGCAGTTCAAAGACTACGCCATTTTGTATCGTGGCAACTTTCAATCGCGTATTTTTGAGCGAACTTTACGGGAACAAAACATTCCCTATGTCTTATCCGGCGGCCAATCGTTTTTTGATAAGGCGGAAATTAAAGATGTCATGTCTTATCTAAAACTGATTGTCAATCCGGATGACGATGCCGCTTTTTTGCGTATCGTCAACACGCCACGCCGCGAAGTGGGTGCCAGTACTTTAGAAAAATTAGCCACCTATGCCACCAAACGCGACGTCAGTTTAATGGATGCCACGCAAGAACTGGGGCTAGAATCCGTCTTATCGGATAAAGCGCTTAAGCGTGTGCAGTGGTTTGGTCAAATGGTTTTAGAGTGGGTGAAAGACGCAGAAACCCTGGAAGGCGAAGAAGTTATTCATTTTATTAAAGCCATGATTGAACGCATTGAATACGACAACTGGCTACACGAAGTGGCTACCTCACCTTCTCAAGCAGAAAAGCGCATCGAAAATGTGCGCGATTTATTGCTGTGGATAGAGCGGATTTTGACCAAAGCGGAAGAAGAAGATGGCGAGCAGTTAAAGCTGGGCAAAATTGTGTCGCATATGACACTCATGGACATCATGGAACGCAATGAAGATGATGCTGAACATAACAGCGTCAGCCTAATGACCCTTCACGCCTCCAAAGGTTTAGAATTTCCACATGTCTTTTTGATTGGCATGGAAGAAGAACTTTTACCACACAAACAAAACTTAGAATCACCCGGTCTAGAAGAAGAACGCCGCTTGGCTTATGTGGGCATTACCCGTGCGCAACGCAGCCTAACCATGACCTATGCGCAAAAACGCCGCAAATATGGTGAAGACACCCCTTGCGACCCGAGTCGTTTTTTAGATGAACTGCCAGAAGACTGTTTGGTTTGGGAAGGCAAGCCCGGAGCAGTCATGTCGGAAGAAGAACAAAAGGTGACTGGCAATGCGCACTTGGATAATTTGCGTGCGATGCTCATGCAAAAAAAGGCCAAATAA
- a CDS encoding 3'-5' exonuclease — MSNAQLILIDKRNQPIKEYIVAVAASDGLDIKGLQIIASPAKGEKALLTATLKIPPLEALQFNGSKIVDAILDNLVIGDELLTVTQLIERASEDEAVRTALTKSIKKLREKLDTLVKEFTSSEVVNLLAERRNDAQFKLKEHDQTLKGKNVVCIDIEATDISTKDTADIIQVSICDLAGTELYNQLINPGYDIPDNEKHNITTEMVQGAPFLAEAWDAMHKILLEADVVLAYSTESDFAYLQKGAEKKMLNFELDYNTWLDVAELSKDLIGALRWQSEKMYWFYKTPKLTDAYETLLGKPFPGDAHDALADARATAELFNGMLEKGRKSQVKMKKPEPLKEEISNNPFAAAFAQAKRK, encoded by the coding sequence ATGAGCAACGCACAACTCATCTTAATTGATAAACGCAACCAACCCATTAAAGAATATATCGTCGCTGTCGCCGCCTCAGACGGCCTAGACATCAAGGGTTTGCAAATTATTGCCTCACCCGCCAAAGGCGAAAAAGCGTTGCTCACCGCCACTCTTAAAATTCCCCCGCTTGAAGCTTTGCAGTTTAACGGCAGCAAAATTGTGGACGCCATCTTAGACAATTTGGTGATTGGCGATGAACTTCTCACGGTGACACAACTCATTGAGCGTGCCAGTGAAGACGAAGCTGTTAGAACTGCGTTGACCAAATCGATCAAAAAACTGCGTGAAAAATTAGATACGCTGGTGAAGGAATTTACTTCTTCCGAAGTGGTGAACTTGTTGGCCGAGCGTCGTAATGATGCGCAGTTTAAATTAAAAGAACACGACCAAACCCTCAAGGGAAAAAATGTGGTTTGTATCGACATAGAAGCCACTGACATTTCCACCAAGGACACTGCAGACATCATTCAAGTATCCATTTGCGATTTGGCGGGCACCGAACTTTACAACCAGCTCATTAACCCTGGCTACGACATTCCTGACAATGAAAAGCACAATATCACCACTGAGATGGTTCAAGGTGCGCCATTTTTAGCGGAAGCCTGGGATGCCATGCACAAAATTCTACTAGAAGCGGATGTGGTGTTGGCTTATAGCACCGAATCAGACTTTGCCTATTTGCAAAAAGGCGCTGAGAAAAAAATGCTTAACTTTGAGTTGGACTACAACACCTGGTTAGATGTGGCCGAACTCAGCAAAGACCTGATTGGTGCATTGCGCTGGCAATCTGAAAAAATGTATTGGTTCTATAAAACCCCAAAACTCACCGATGCCTACGAAACCCTATTAGGCAAGCCTTTCCCTGGCGATGCACATGATGCCCTAGCCGATGCGCGTGCCACCGCAGAATTGTTTAATGGCATGCTGGAAAAGGGTCGTAAATCGCAAGTGAAAATGAAAAAACCAGAACCGCTTAAAGAAGAAATTTCTAATAACCCTTTTGCCGCAGCTTTTGCGCAAGCCAAACGCAAGTAG
- a CDS encoding HD-GYP domain-containing protein, protein MTTILKNLITQRQFEYTLKEGRPSQAANLLLVAIFVYLLSQLGVATELIVLWVIGHILVSGHRIRMMFTILPKIGHEPIDHKRLYKQTRITFWLMGSLWGIAFLTITLLGQDAYTNLVLAVAIGYCGSGILSAAPSFMAYAAMNTPIVASIYLGFILQPTQATPIAIVIATLAFGFIFSSAYRFSQHFIGNVTRYHQIENAKQQVIHVLGRASEYRDEETGDHISRMSQNAYLLSKKIGFNEEEALRMRDASSLHDLGKIGIPDHILLKPGKLTPAEFEVMKTHPCIGHHILGDAQESATLELAKRICHSHHEKWDGTGYPEGLTAEQIPLEARIAAICDVFDALTSERPYKPAWSHEAALNYIIEQKNRHFDPELVEAFIAIHPERQQYKITEPSSPRTPQTC, encoded by the coding sequence ATGACAACCATCTTAAAAAATCTTATTACGCAACGGCAGTTTGAATACACCCTTAAAGAGGGGCGCCCGTCTCAGGCGGCCAATTTGTTACTGGTTGCAATCTTTGTTTATCTCTTATCCCAACTTGGGGTTGCTACAGAACTCATCGTTCTCTGGGTCATTGGGCATATCTTGGTCAGCGGGCATCGAATACGCATGATGTTTACCATACTCCCTAAAATTGGCCATGAACCCATCGATCACAAAAGATTATACAAGCAAACTCGCATTACATTTTGGTTAATGGGCAGCCTTTGGGGAATAGCATTTTTAACCATCACGCTACTGGGACAGGACGCTTATACCAATTTGGTACTCGCGGTGGCCATTGGCTACTGTGGGTCAGGTATTTTATCTGCAGCGCCATCTTTTATGGCTTATGCCGCCATGAACACCCCGATCGTAGCATCGATTTATCTGGGGTTTATTTTACAACCCACGCAAGCAACCCCTATTGCAATCGTTATAGCGACTTTAGCCTTTGGGTTTATCTTTTCATCTGCCTATCGTTTTAGCCAACACTTTATTGGCAATGTGACCCGCTATCACCAAATTGAAAATGCCAAACAACAGGTGATTCATGTGTTAGGGCGAGCCAGTGAATATCGGGATGAAGAAACGGGCGATCACATTTCGCGCATGAGCCAAAACGCTTATTTACTGAGCAAAAAAATCGGCTTTAATGAAGAAGAAGCGTTGCGCATGAGAGATGCCAGTAGCTTACACGACCTCGGAAAAATCGGCATACCCGATCATATTTTGCTAAAACCCGGCAAACTCACCCCAGCAGAATTTGAGGTGATGAAAACACATCCTTGCATAGGACACCACATTCTTGGCGACGCACAAGAAAGCGCAACGCTAGAATTGGCCAAACGCATTTGCCACAGCCACCATGAAAAATGGGATGGCACGGGTTATCCCGAAGGTCTAACAGCAGAACAAATCCCTCTTGAGGCTCGGATTGCGGCCATCTGTGATGTGTTTGATGCGCTCACCTCAGAACGCCCCTACAAACCAGCTTGGTCTCATGAAGCCGCGCTGAATTATATTATTGAACAAAAAAATCGTCATTTCGACCCCGAATTGGTGGAGGCTTTTATCGCCATCCATCCCGAACGCCAACAATATAAAATTACCGAGCCTTCTTCGCCCAGAACCCCACAGACCTGTTAA
- a CDS encoding NlpC/P60 family protein produces the protein MFLFAKPNQASAVPLLPKLSLCCVLVALSLSQLSGCSTTSRIHHATVTPLKVTKPVDLNNTRLVKQKLLDQYRVWKGTPYLYGGDNQKGIDCSAFVQRTFAEKLGHRLPRTTLAQVKVGKTIAKKALKPGDIVFFRTGRNSRHNGIYLGNQQFIHASSSKGITISNLQNVYWQKTYWKAIRL, from the coding sequence ATGTTTTTGTTTGCGAAACCCAACCAAGCATCCGCTGTTCCTCTGCTGCCAAAACTCAGTTTATGCTGTGTTTTGGTTGCGCTGAGCCTTAGCCAACTCAGTGGTTGTAGTACGACCAGCCGAATTCATCATGCCACCGTAACCCCGCTTAAGGTCACTAAGCCAGTTGATTTGAATAACACGCGTTTAGTTAAACAAAAACTGCTAGACCAATACCGCGTTTGGAAAGGCACCCCCTATTTGTATGGTGGCGACAACCAAAAAGGTATTGACTGTTCAGCCTTTGTGCAGCGCACCTTTGCCGAAAAGTTAGGGCATCGACTGCCCAGAACCACGTTGGCACAAGTTAAAGTGGGCAAAACCATTGCCAAAAAAGCCCTTAAACCGGGCGATATTGTTTTCTTCAGAACCGGACGCAACTCGCGTCACAATGGGATTTATCTTGGCAATCAACAATTCATTCATGCCTCCAGCAGCAAAGGCATTACCATCTCAAATTTACAAAATGTTTATTGGCAAAAAACCTACTGGAAAGCCATTCGTTTATAG
- the truD gene encoding tRNA pseudouridine(13) synthase TruD produces the protein MSYAFNQLAYAYGKPECQGQLKAKPEDFQVEEILGFELSGEGEHLWLWVEKRGENTDWVAQQLAKWAGVNERYVGYAGKKDRQAVTRQWFSVHLPGKPNPDLDLLNLDNVEVLKVQRHQKKCQTGCLAGNRFVLVLRDLQGNLTQLQTRLQSIQQQGVPNYFGEQRFGKDMGNLKQAEALFAQLPAERAAKKRHKLSAAQQNQRGLYISAARSWIFNQVLNQRILAKCWADEIEGDLLNLESLPTGPLVGRGRLGVAGKALALETEVMAEFTEWLNALEHLGLQQERRALVLKPQAMTWALQDQHLQLAFSLPAGSYATMLVRELVVASE, from the coding sequence ATGTCTTATGCTTTTAATCAACTGGCTTATGCCTATGGAAAACCTGAGTGCCAAGGGCAACTGAAAGCCAAGCCTGAAGACTTTCAAGTTGAAGAAATCTTAGGCTTTGAACTGAGTGGCGAAGGGGAGCATTTGTGGCTTTGGGTTGAAAAGCGCGGTGAAAATACCGATTGGGTGGCGCAACAACTGGCTAAATGGGCAGGAGTCAATGAACGCTATGTGGGGTATGCCGGCAAAAAAGACCGCCAAGCCGTCACTCGACAATGGTTTAGTGTGCATTTGCCGGGTAAGCCGAATCCTGATCTGGATTTATTAAATCTAGACAATGTAGAGGTGTTAAAAGTTCAGCGCCATCAAAAAAAATGCCAAACAGGCTGTTTGGCGGGTAATCGATTTGTTCTGGTATTACGAGATTTACAAGGTAATCTAACCCAGTTACAAACCCGCTTACAATCCATTCAACAACAGGGTGTGCCTAACTATTTTGGCGAGCAGCGCTTTGGCAAAGACATGGGTAATCTTAAGCAAGCAGAAGCTTTATTTGCACAATTGCCCGCTGAGAGAGCGGCCAAAAAGCGCCATAAACTATCTGCGGCGCAACAAAACCAGCGCGGCCTGTATATCTCTGCGGCACGCTCATGGATTTTTAATCAAGTATTAAATCAACGCATTTTGGCAAAGTGCTGGGCAGATGAAATCGAGGGGGATTTACTGAACCTTGAAAGTTTGCCAACCGGTCCATTGGTCGGTAGAGGTCGATTAGGGGTTGCAGGTAAAGCACTGGCTTTGGAAACCGAGGTGATGGCTGAGTTTACCGAGTGGTTAAATGCATTGGAGCATTTAGGCTTGCAACAAGAGCGTCGGGCGTTGGTCTTAAAACCGCAAGCAATGACTTGGGCGTTGCAAGACCAGCATTTGCAATTAGCATTTAGCTTACCGGCAGGCAGTTACGCCACTATGTTGGTGCGGGAGCTGGTGGTCGCCAGCGAGTAA
- a CDS encoding GGDEF domain-containing protein, with protein MISPKGGYSSFSIIMVLFFVAVSSLLGWRAHSIVSQFEDYQKDLALKQAKATEHGVTSLLDSIRNRMVAVALDQFFMVNIRHFETDNAVQDKITARLKHYFPDMYVFSLVSEHGDLVGGDIDFLMGEVCKLETKIQADALRNKDSNTQYLPHIHATPGAFHFDMMFPVYVDKNPIIFFMSFKAELLHKVLLEQRVSANDVYLMTTTDKEDLIEVSYEGVRDHLSRDYFLSASEREDILASVNVPNSRWKVVVISNPELFQNFKHKQMIDSILLFVGFACLWVLLFMMGIQNESKRSKLLDQLDFTAHHDFLTGTANRRYLVKNIKTAIEDLRHLQEYSGLLFMDLNNFKPINDDFGHEEGDKILKMFGTRLKDSSRNNDLVARLGGDEFVVLLRHLGKDENQAYIHLTEAAHRFNENLAKPYIIDDYVHHVTASIGSLLITDVSISVDDVLKEADNLMYRAKESAKLKAVDKEAV; from the coding sequence ATGATCAGTCCAAAAGGTGGTTACTCCAGCTTTAGTATCATCATGGTGTTGTTTTTTGTTGCGGTGAGTTCACTCCTGGGTTGGCGCGCGCACTCGATTGTGTCGCAATTTGAAGACTACCAAAAAGATTTGGCTTTAAAGCAGGCCAAAGCAACCGAGCATGGCGTCACTTCGTTGCTAGACTCTATCCGTAATCGTATGGTTGCTGTCGCACTCGATCAGTTTTTTATGGTGAATATTAGGCATTTTGAGACAGATAACGCGGTGCAAGACAAAATTACCGCAAGGCTCAAACACTACTTTCCTGATATGTATGTATTCAGTTTGGTCAGTGAACATGGTGATTTGGTGGGCGGTGACATTGATTTTTTAATGGGTGAAGTGTGTAAGTTAGAAACAAAAATACAAGCCGATGCCTTGCGTAATAAAGATTCTAATACGCAATATTTGCCCCATATTCATGCCACACCTGGTGCTTTCCATTTCGATATGATGTTCCCGGTTTATGTAGACAAAAATCCCATTATTTTCTTCATGAGTTTTAAGGCAGAACTCCTGCACAAGGTGCTTTTAGAGCAGCGCGTATCTGCCAATGATGTCTATTTAATGACAACTACGGATAAGGAAGATTTAATCGAGGTCAGTTACGAGGGCGTTAGGGATCATTTAAGTCGCGACTATTTCCTAAGCGCCTCTGAGCGCGAAGACATTTTGGCCAGTGTGAATGTGCCTAACAGTCGCTGGAAAGTGGTGGTTATTTCCAATCCTGAGCTGTTCCAAAACTTTAAACATAAACAAATGATTGACTCAATCTTACTGTTTGTTGGGTTTGCCTGTTTGTGGGTTTTACTGTTTATGATGGGCATTCAAAACGAAAGCAAACGCTCCAAATTATTAGACCAGCTTGATTTTACCGCACATCATGACTTTTTAACCGGCACGGCTAATAGACGTTATTTGGTCAAAAACATTAAAACTGCGATAGAAGATTTACGACATTTACAAGAGTATTCCGGTTTGCTGTTTATGGATTTAAACAACTTTAAACCCATTAATGACGATTTTGGGCACGAGGAAGGCGATAAAATTTTGAAAATGTTCGGCACTCGTTTAAAAGACTCTAGCCGTAATAATGATTTGGTGGCGCGCTTAGGCGGAGATGAATTTGTGGTCTTGTTAAGACATTTGGGTAAAGATGAAAATCAAGCCTATATACACTTGACCGAAGCGGCGCATCGCTTTAATGAAAATTTGGCTAAGCCTTATATTATTGACGATTATGTGCATCATGTGACCGCCAGTATTGGATCGCTGTTGATCACGGATGTCAGTATATCAGTCGATGATGTGCTGAAAGAAGCGGACAATTTAATGTATCGTGCTAAAGAAAGTGCAAAATTGAAAGCGGTTGATAAAGAAGCTGTTTGA